From the Primulina tabacum isolate GXHZ01 chromosome 3, ASM2559414v2, whole genome shotgun sequence genome, one window contains:
- the LOC142539063 gene encoding uncharacterized protein LOC142539063 — MGSLSHDHDDPNKPTSSTESQQKIFSVAVEKVENRNNRSKISSLSSSTSFSSSSSSSSSSPDSPLVYDPFGDNDLFTPSIVSSHIDTTVSENSKETSNIQSASPNANTVSVTDAPPTQTMEHNPTTSSYRIPSHVFARNKSTAPTDWSVASNESLFSIHMGNMSFTNDHIFWKSGELRAGDHQTSTSGQMFSYSAVQCSGSKAGADTRSRELGIAEATMKEVIRDSENQKNEKSLAQATEARCISHRSEGSRTSTKSFAFCTMTGDRDKGASIGSAASIKSTSQEQSRPHSQQLTITEEPETEPSNTTGNVATRPRWFPCVPSCWSWC; from the exons ATGGGATCGCTTTCACATGATCATGATGATCCGAATAAGCCGACATCATCCACAGAATCCCagcaaaaaatattttctgtTGCTGTTGAAAAGGTCGAAAATCGCAACAATAGGAGCAAAATATCAAGTCTCTCTTCCTCTACTTCtttctcctcctcctcctcttcttcttcttcttcacctGATTCCCCATTAGTCTACGACCCTTTTGGAGACAATGATCTATTCACTCCAAGCATTGTCTCTTCGCACATTGATACTACGGTCTCCGAAAATTCCAAGGAAACATCGAATATTCAATCAGCATCACCCAATGCCAATACTGTATCAGTAACTGACGCCCCTCCTACACAAACAATGGAGCATAATCCCACCACTTCTTCATATAGGATCCCGTCTCATGTATTCGCAAGAAACAAGTCGACGGCACCCACGGATTGGAGCGTGGCTTCAAACGAATCATTGTTCAGTATCCACATGGGGAACATGAGCTTCACTAACGACCATATCTTCTGGAAATCGGGGGAGCTTCGTGCAGGAGATCATCAGACGTCGACGTCTGGTCAGATGTTTAGTTACTCTGCGGTGCAGTGTTCGGGCAGCAAGGCGGGTGCTGATACCAGAAGTCGTGAGCTGGGAATAGCGGAGGCCACGATGAAGGAGGTGATCAGGGATAGCGAGAACCAGAAGAATGAAAAATCCTTGGCTCAAGCCACTGAGGCAAGGTGCATTTCTCACCGTTCAGAGGGGAGCAGGACAAGTACCAAATCTTTCGCGTTTTGCAC AATGACTGGAGACCGTGACAAAGGTGCTTCCATCGGTTCAGCTGCTTCCATAAAGAGCACAAGCCAAGAACAATCACGACCCCATTCGCAACAACTGACCATTACGGAAGAGCCAGAGACAGAACCTTCGAATACAACCGGAAACGTCGCGACACGACCAAGATGGTTTCCCTGCGTGCCATCATGTTGGTCATGGTGTTAG
- the LOC142540955 gene encoding protein NPGR1, with translation MLCACSGEKFKFEEAVTQSPESLATRDFSASALSSRTGTVDWESKLEDAQVDEAESTLKEALSLNYEEARALLGRLEYQRGNFDAALQVFQGIDIKILMPRMSKAISDSIRKPKLRGGSRCGVASIMSLHSVSLILEAILLKAKSMAELGRIKEAAKECKIILDTVELALPNGITGGLCVGSKILDMFHKALELLPKLWIQEGSLDEAVTSYRRALVKPWSLDHRKLADTQKDLAAILLYGGVESKSPSQYKTQEPAFLKNNMEESILLLFILMQKVLYGEIDWDPEIMDHLTFALTITGQFESLADHVEQVLPGIYNRTERWYFLALCYGAAGQNATAINLLKKVSCHSEAKHKIHLASFLLGAKLCAQVPNESLEGIDFAQRVIDISIDRNEHLNNEVHKFLGVCCGNAARMSISDFDRTKLYKDSLNSLNKASQIGIKDPEIYFNLGLENAIQRDFGPAFENAIIYSKINAGCSGKGWKLMALVASGEHKLKDSGAIIDLALDEMGIIDKLELLRLKAVIQIAEENPKQAVETYRILLSLIQGLDEHEKNMDEVLTARSLELEAWLDLAGVYSDHESWLDADICIEKAKATRIYSPRCWHATGCLFEARERHKEALVAFSVALSIDPDYVPSIVSTAKVLIKLGHDESLHVAKSFLMNALRLEHTNHDAWFSLGLVYKMEGSMQHAADSFQASHELKVSAPVHSFI, from the exons atgttGTGCGCTTGTTCTGGAGAGAAATTCAAGTTTGAGGAGGCAGTGACTCAGTCTCCAGAGTCATTAGCTACAAGGGATTTCTCCGCAAGTGCACTTTCATCAAGAACTGGGACTGTTGATTGGGAATCAAAACTTGAAGATGCTCAAGTTGATGAAGCTGAATCAACCTTGAAAGAGGCACTTTCTCTTAACTATGAG GAGGCTAGAGCCTTGTTGGGGAGACTAGAATACCAGAGGGGTAATTTTGATGCTGCTCTGCAAGTTTTTCAAGGGATCGATATCAAAATCTTGATGCCTAGGATGTCAAAAGCTATCAGTGACAGCATTCGGAAACCGAAATTACGTGGCGGAAGTCGATGTGGTGTGGCTAGTATAATGTCACTGCATTCAGTGAGTCTAATTCTCGAAGCAATCTTGCTCAAAGCAAAATCTATGGCGGAGCTTGGACGAATTAAAG AAGCTGCAAAAGAGTGCAAAATCATCTTGGATACGGTTGAATTAGCTCTGCCAAATGGTATAACAGGGGGATTATGCGTTGGGAGCAAGATACTCGATATGTTTCATAAAGCACTTGAGCTTCTTCCCAAACTTTGGATACAGGAAGGCTCTCTAGATGAAGCGGTTACTTCATATCGAAGAGCTCTTGTAAAGCCTTGGAGCTTAGATCATCGAAAACTTGCAGACACGCAGAAAGATTTGGCTGCTATATTGCTCTATGGTGGAGTTGAATCAAAAAGTCCATCTCAATATAAAACTCAGGAACCAGCATTTCTGAAAAATAACATGGAAGAATCAATCCTCCTGTTATTTATACTTATGCAGAAGGTTTTGTACGGTGAAATAGATTGGGATCCAGAAATAATGGATCATTTAACTTTTGCACTCACAATCACGGGGCAGTTTGAGTCTTTGGCTGATCACGTGGAGCAAGTCCTTCCTGGTATATATAATCGAACAGAAAGATGGTATTTTCTTGCACTTTGTTATGGTGCTGCAGGTCAGAATGCAACAGCGATAAACCTTTTAAAGAAAGTGTCATGCCATTCAGAAGCTAAGCACAAAATTCACTTGGCATCATTCTTGCTGGGAGCAAAGTTGTGTGCTCAAGTCCCGAATGAGTCATTGGAAGGGATAGATTTTGCACAAAGAGTGATAGATATTTCTATAGACCGAAATGAGCATCTAAACAATGAAGTACATAAGTTTCTTGGGGTATGCTGTGGAAACGCAGCAAGAATGtccatttcagattttgataggACTAAATTGTACAAGGATTCACTTAACTCCTTAAACAAAGCTTCTCAAATTGGCATTAAAGATCCCGAGATTTATTTTAATCTCGGGCTGGAAAATGCGATTCAGCGGGACTTTGGCCCAGCTTTCGAAAATGCGATTATATATTCTAAAATCAATGCAGGATGTTCGGGGAAGGGGTGGAAACTGATGGCACTTGTTGCTTCTGGAGAGCATAAACTAAAAGATTCCGGAGCCATCATCGACCTTGCTTTGGATGAAATGGGAATTATTGACAAGCTAGAACTTTTGAGGCTCAAAGCTGTCATTCAGATCGCTGAAGAAAACCCAAAGCAAGCAGTAGAAACTTACAGGATTTTGCTGTCTTTGATCCAAGGGCTTGACGAACATGAGAAGAACATGGATGAG GTCCTGACTGCGAGGAGCTTGGAATTAGAAGCCTGGCTAGATTTGGCTGGAGTTTATTCAGACCACGAATCATGGCTTGATGCAGATATTTGCATAGAAAAAGCTAAGGCGACTCGGATTTACTCCCCTCGTTGTTGGCATGCAACAG GCTGTCTTTTTGAAGCTCGAGAAAGACACAAGGAAGCCCTCGTCGCGTTCTCGGTTGCATTATCAATAGATCCAGATTATGTCCCAAGCATTGTTTCAACTGCCAAAGTATTGATAAAATTGGGACATGATGAGTCACTTCATGTCGCGAAAAGTTTCTTGATGAATGCTCTTCGTTTGGAACATACGAACCATGACGCATGGTTCAGCCTCGGATTGGTGTATAAAATGGAAGGATCAATGCAGCATGCAGCAGACTCTTTTCAAGCTTCACACGAGCTTAAGGTTTCTGCCCCCGTCCATAGCTTTATCTGA